Part of the Natranaerovirga pectinivora genome is shown below.
GTTCTATAAGGTATTCAAAACAACTTTTTGAACAGGCACTAAACAATTGGATTGCAAAGCTATGTTTTGACATACAACAAAGTAAAACGCTGAATGGTTTTGCTGAAGAATATTTTTCTGATAACGTAGATGATGCGGTTTGGTTTATAAATCAATTTGTTTTGTTTTTAGAAAAAAATGATTATAAATATTTGACAGACAAATATTCTATTCTTCCTAACCAAAATAGATTATTTAAAAGAAGCCCTGAGTTACAGCTCGATACGGGAGAGATTGACGAAGTGGTGAAAGATGCTTACTGCTTTACCGGAGTGGACATCAGAATAAAACTGCTTATGAGTAGTATATGTTTTCCATTGTCTGAAAACACAGCAACCAATCTTTATTCATTAGCAAATGAAATAACAAATTATATTGAAAATCATAAGAATAAGCTTGGTGAAGATAATGATCAAGAAAGATTGGTTTTTCAAAATTTCTTTTCATACTTAAAGAGCACAGATAATAAAACTATTAGAAATGCTTTCAAAACTCTTTATAGCAATTTATATTGGTTTTATAATGACGACATAATTTCTGACAATATGCAAAAGGCTGAGCAGTATGAGCAGTTGCTATCCAAACACGGAGTTTCAAATTTCCAAGAGTTAGAAGAGCTATTAAAGCAAGCTAAAAACAATGTACAATCAACAGATACAATTAATGTTTCAAAAGAACAACTTGCACAGCTTGGAATTAATACGGAAGATGATTTGTTGCAAGTTTTAAATATATTAGTTGGAGAAGGTGAATTAACCGATTCCCAATTAGGCGAACTGGCAAGTGGCATGTCTATAGAGGAAGTTTCCAAAAAATTCTTACATAGTTCAAAAAATAATAAATTGGCACGTGAATATTATGAGAAAATAATGAATCGTGCTATACAACAAGTTTTTTACTACCTGAAAGAAACTTGCAGGTATGAAATGTCAGATACATTGGAAGAGTGGAAAAAGACAAGCTATTCAAAAACTGTTTTTTGGGCTAAGAAAAATGGTGCTGATATTCGTATTGTTGTAAGACCAAGTGATGATGATAAAATCATTTTCTTTTATGAACAAGAAGTTGCTGCGATGGACGATACCAATTATGAGCTTTGGACTAACAATGATGATGGAAATACACGAATGATTACATTGGGTGACATTATTAAAACAACGGGAATCTCAGTCGTTCCATTAAAAAATCTTAATCCGAAATAGTAGAAAGTGAGGCGACTATCTTGACGGCAAACGAAATATTAAACTTAATAGCAAACAATAGCCGTGATAATATTTATTGCGTTTATCCTGTTACAACTGATGAAACTATTGGTAAATTAATCTCAGCCCTTTCAAATAGTAGTGGAGGGTTAGTTGCTTTTGGTGTGCAAGATGACGGAAAAAAGCTAAGAGTTAAAGGATATAAATTTAATATTAATTTTGATTCAATAAAAGCGAAACTTAGTGATAATGTTAATTTGACTTTTTTTGACTTGCCGCATGAAACGGAGACGCTTAAATGTATTAATGTTAAACAATGCGAAAATATGGTCGTCTATAGTAACGTACCTTACACACTTGACGGTAATAGAAATGTAACAGAACTCTATATAAAAAAAGTGTTTCTTTCTTATTCGCACAATGATACTTGCATTGCTGACTTAGTAGATGAAAAGCTGTACTTTTTTGGAAAAGGTAGATTGGCTATTACAAGGGATAAAAGAACGTTAGAATATAAAAGTGATATTGA
Proteins encoded:
- a CDS encoding TIR domain-containing protein, whose translation is MTANEILNLIANNSRDNIYCVYPVTTDETIGKLISALSNSSGGLVAFGVQDDGKKLRVKGYKFNINFDSIKAKLSDNVNLTFFDLPHETETLKCINVKQCENMVVYSNVPYTLDGNRNVTELYIKKVFLSYSHNDTCIADLVDEKLYFFGKGRLAITRDKRTLEYKSDIEKFMQTVSSHDFMVSIISDSYLKSQGCMYEVSELMRNRAFNDKLLTIILSEADENFYSKDKKPKQVKADVYSLNRFEYLKYWETEKGKVNKLNSEISDLALKQGLVDEIKRINTISTNVSELIEIFKKSLGKDFTEINQNEFSDLLSILLS